The genomic stretch TTTAGCTTATAAAAATCATAAAACAATCGGTATCCGTGTACCTGATCATTCAATTCCGCAATTGATTGTTGAAAAATTGGGCCATCCAATCGCATCAACTTCCATTAAAGATGATGATGAAATTATTGAATATTCTACAGATCCGGAACTGATTGCTGAAAAATATGATCATTTGGTTGATATTGTAATAGATTCAGGATATGGTGATAATATAGCATCAACCATTGTAGATCTTACTTCGGGCGAACCGGAAATAATCCGTCAGGGAAAAGGAGAAATTTAGAACAGTTATTGAGATGAGTCTGAACGGAAGATATTCTTTAGGCATTGTACTTACTTTTGTATTGCTTGCCGCTTCAATGCTGTATTCAATCCCATTAATCAATTTATTTTTTAATTATAAAACTTTAACCGCTGATCTTTTTTTCTATAACAGGCTTTCATTGTGGCTGGTTTTAGTTCTTGTTTTGATTTATAATTTTTTCTTAGAAAACAGATCATTCTTTGTTTGGGAAGAAAAAAAGTATTCGCCTTTATTTTATTTGGGCGCAGTAATAAGCTTGTATTTTATTTGCTTATTTGGTGGAGCATTTCTGAATGCGATTATTATTTTTTTAACTCAGGAAAAACCTAGCGAAAGACTTTTAGACCTTAAAAAATTATTTAAAAACAATTATTTTCTGATCATTTTCACCTGCCTTACCGCCGGAGTTATAGAAGAATTACTGATGCGGGCTTACATTCAGCCACGAATTGAAAAAATATACAATAGTCCGATGTTGGGAGTGATTGTTTCATCCCTTTTATTCGGAATTTTACACAGCACTTACGGAACAATCGGTCAGGTTGTTGTCCCATTTTTTATTGGGATTGTATTTGCTCTGTTTTATAAAAAATATTCAAACATTAAAATTCTAATTGTCTGTCATTTTCTGATCGATTTTATCTCGATGATGCTCATGAATTTTATTGATCCTAAACATTTATCTTTACTCAACTTATGAAAATCATAACCTCTCCTGCAAAATTAATGAACGTAGAAAACTCAACAGATTTATTGAGAAGTTCTACCCCGAAATTCATCGAAGAAGCAGCATTAATTCAATCTCATTTAAAGCATAAATCTCCAAAATATCTTTCTGAATTAATGGAAATTTCGTCAAAACTGGCAGACGAAAACTGGGAAAGAAACCAAAAATGGAAAGCTAAACCCACTGCAAAAGAATCTGCTCCCGCAATGTTTGCTTTTACTGGCGAAGTATATCGCGGTCTGGATGCAAAAACATTAGATAAAAATGCGATTGATTATCTTCAGAAAAATTACAGAAT from Chryseobacterium indoltheticum encodes the following:
- a CDS encoding CPBP family intramembrane glutamic endopeptidase codes for the protein MSLNGRYSLGIVLTFVLLAASMLYSIPLINLFFNYKTLTADLFFYNRLSLWLVLVLVLIYNFFLENRSFFVWEEKKYSPLFYLGAVISLYFICLFGGAFLNAIIIFLTQEKPSERLLDLKKLFKNNYFLIIFTCLTAGVIEELLMRAYIQPRIEKIYNSPMLGVIVSSLLFGILHSTYGTIGQVVVPFFIGIVFALFYKKYSNIKILIVCHFLIDFISMMLMNFIDPKHLSLLNL